One genomic window of Ziziphus jujuba cultivar Dongzao chromosome 4, ASM3175591v1 includes the following:
- the LOC107433571 gene encoding malonyl-CoA:anthocyanidin 5-O-glucoside-6''-O-malonyltransferase-like — protein MAQPQPVKILEVCRVGPPPDLAGFAAPKLLPLTFFDLHWLRLPQLQRIFFYEISSPSHEHFFDSIIPKLKHSLSLTLHHFLPLAANLTWPQHSRKPILNYVDGDGVSLIIAESNSDFYHLSGNDFRKATDYHPLLPHLEISKERAKVMALQVTVFPNCGISIGFTSHHAVLDVIEDPRGAEEVDLNAWLNHDGPNNRSLMVMEFEVPPGSVRGTFELSREKIEKLKKSVFVNIDEPKHGVVHKSTFSVIGGYTWVCIAKALKIKEKETMFVFSADFRSRLKPILPATYFGNCIEGCLVVVETESLLGEDGVSVAVEAISKAVKRLEDGVINGGLETWISISKAMQSNNQRPVFVASSPRFEVYNTDFGWGRPRMTEVISIEKTGAISLSDSRNGNGGIEIGLVLKIEEMETFASLFAHGVQVL, from the exons ATGGCACAACCACAACCGGTCAAAATACTTGAGGTTTGCCGGGTCGGTCCGCCACCAGATCTAGCAGGTTTCGCCGCTCCCAAGCTTCTCCCTCTGACTTTCTTCGATTTACATTGGCTTAGGTTACCCCAACTCCAGCGTATTTTCTTCTACGAAATCTCTTCTCCAAGCCATGAGCATTTCTTCGACTCCATCATTCCAAAGCTCAAACACTCTCTGTCTCTCACCCTCCACCACTTCCTCCCTCTCGCAGCAAATCTCACTTGGCCCCAACACTCCCGCAAACCCATCCTCAACTATGTTGACGGCGACGGAGTTTCGCTTATCATAGCCGAGTCTAACTCCGACTTCTACCATCTATCCGGCAACGACTTTCGCAAAGCCACCGACTACCATCCTCTGCTCCCCCACTTGGAAATCTCCAAGGAACGAGCCAAGGTGATGGCGCTGCAAGTCACTGTGTTTCCCAACTGTGGAATTTCAATAGGATTCACCTCTCACCATGCGGTCTTGGACG TCATTGAGGATCCTCGTGGAGCTGAAGAGGTTGACTTGAACGCGTGGCTAAACCATGACGGACCCAATAACAGAAGCCTAATGGTAATGGAGTTCGAAGTTCCACCTGGTTCAGTACGAGGCACCTTCGAACTGAGCAGAGAGAAGATAGAAAAATTGAAGAAGTCCGTGTTTGTAAACATTGATGAGCCAAAACACGGAGTGGTTCATAAATCAACTTTTTCAGTCATAGGCGGGTACACATGGGTTTGCATAGCCAAGGCactcaaaataaaggaaaaggaaacCATGTTTGTGTTCAGCGCGGACTTCAGAAGTCGCTTGAAACCTATTCTTCCTGCCACATACTTCGGGAACTGCATAGAAGGTTGTTTGGTAGTTGTAGAAACAGAAAGCCTACTGGGAGAAGATGGAGTGAGTGTTGCGGTGGAGGCAATCAGTAAAGCAGTAAAACGATTGGAGGACGGCGTTATAAACGGAGGGCTTGAAACTTGGATTTCAATCAGCAAAGCTATGCAGAGCAATAATCAAAGACCTGTTTTTGTTGCTTCATCACCAAGGTTTGAGGTATATAATACCGATTTCGGTTGGGGAAGACCAAGGATGACTGAGGTTATATCTATAGAGAAGACAGGAGCTATAAGCCTTTCTGATAGCAGAAACGGCAATGGAGGAATCGAAATTGGattggttttaaaaattgaagaaatggaAACTTTTGCTTCTTTATTTGCTCATGGTGTTCAAGtactttga